The genomic interval TCGACATCGAGCACTTCGACGCAGACGATCGAGAGGCCGCCTGGGAGTGGCTAGAGAACTAGTTCCGACGACTCACCAGACCACCGGGTTAGGATTCGCGCCATTTGGTGCCGCACTCGACGCACGTGAACAGGCGAACCTCGTAGGAGCCGCCCGGCTTCGGCATAATCTCGTAGTAGGCCTGGTCGCTGTCGCAATCGTCAGCCGGACACGCCTCCTCTACCGTCTCCGAGTCGTTCTGAGTCGCGTCGGCGACCGCGGGCGCACCGTCGTCCCGTTGCCCGTCTTGGGTCGTCATCGCCGCCTCCGCCTGCGCGTCCCGCGACTCCTCGTGTCCGCAGGAGCGACACACCCACGTGTCGTCTTCAGTGTGCATTAGCGACCCACACGCATCACAGAAGTTCATATGACGTGACTATACACGACTGTCCGGGATAGGGTTAACGCGCTCGATTCACTCACTCGTATCAGCCCAGTCACCGAGCAACTCGTATTTTCTACGGCGTCCTGAAACGCCCGCACACCACTGGATATTCCCCAGCAACGGCTATTGTCTCAGAAGGTACCGTGAAAGGAGTGCTCCGTCAGGGATTTGAACCCTGGTCCTTGCCGTGAGAGGGCAAGATGATTGGCCGGACTACACCAACAGAGCACTGGTGCGTTCGTCGGCGGGTCGCTCCCGCTTCACTCGATTCGAGGAGACGGCGATATTTAAACCTCACTTTTCGGGATGGGTCTGTGGGATGGTGGCATTCGGAGTGGGTGGCGGGTTTCGGTGGCTTGATTCGGGTGGGCGTGCGAGTTCG from Salarchaeum japonicum carries:
- a CDS encoding RPA12/RPB9/RPC11 RNA polymerase family protein; the protein is MNFCDACGSLMHTEDDTWVCRSCGHEESRDAQAEAAMTTQDGQRDDGAPAVADATQNDSETVEEACPADDCDSDQAYYEIMPKPGGSYEVRLFTCVECGTKWRES